From Gammaproteobacteria bacterium:
TACGATCTTGCGGCCCGTGCGCCATTCGACAGCTTCAAAAGAGCGCTTTTCCAGTTCGTCGGCATAGCGATCGATCTGGCGCAGGAAATCTGGCGAGGCTTTGGCGGCGATGCGCGCCTTGAGCGCGGCATCGTTTTTTTCCAGCAGTTGTGTTGTCTGTTCGAAAAAGCTCTGAAAGCGGTACTGGTGATCCAGCAGCTCGGCGGCGAGGTCCTCCATGCCGATCTCGGCCACCTGTTCCTCGCCCAGCTCGGGCAGCACGTTGCCGATGTAGTCGGCGAACACGCGGTTGGGCGAGATGATCAGGATGTCGTCGGAACTCAAGGTGTCCTTGAAGCGGTACAGCAGGTAGGCAATGCGGTGCAGCGCGATGGAGGTCTTGCCGGAGCCCGCCACGCCCTGGATGATCAGGGTATGGGCGTCGTCGTTGCGGATGATGGCGTTCTGGTCACGCTGGATGGTGGCGACGATATTCTTCATGCCTTCGTCGCCGCTGGCGCGACTGAGTTCTTCCTGCAGCACGTCATCGACGATGTGCACACCGGATTCGATCACGAACTCCATTTGTCCGTCGCGAATACGGAACTGACGCTTGCGCGTCAACTGGCCCTCGATCTCGCCCGCCGGCGCCTGGTAGCGTGCCGGGCCGGTCTCGTAGTCGTAGAACATCGAGGCAATCGGCGCGCGCCAGTCATAGACGAGGGTCTGGTGTACGGTTTCGTCACGGAAATGGTGCACGCCGATGTAGATCGGTTCACTGCCCGCCTCGCCGCTTTTGTGGAAATCGAAGCGGCCGAAGTAGGGCGAGTGTATCAGCTTGCGCAGCTTCTGCTGCTGCGCCTGGAGCACCTCGGCGGAATCCAGGGTCTGTTCGATGGTCTGACGCACCGCAATCTTCTCGATGTGATCCATGTCGCGCCGCGCCTCCCACAGGTATTCCTTGCGGCTCTGGATCTCCTGCGCATAGTCACGCAGGCGTGTGTCGATCTGGTCAAGCGCGTTGCGGATGCTCGTCTGACATGCTCCCAGACGGGCCTTTTCTTCTACTTCAACACTACTCATACGTTGTTTGTTTTCTCCGGTGCAGGCATCAAAATTGACAATGGGTGACCACACTATGCGGGCGATCTTCCCGAATCAGT
This genomic window contains:
- a CDS encoding AAA family ATPase, with translation MSSVEVEEKARLGACQTSIRNALDQIDTRLRDYAQEIQSRKEYLWEARRDMDHIEKIAVRQTIEQTLDSAEVLQAQQQKLRKLIHSPYFGRFDFHKSGEAGSEPIYIGVHHFRDETVHQTLVYDWRAPIASMFYDYETGPARYQAPAGEIEGQLTRKRQFRIRDGQMEFVIESGVHIVDDVLQEELSRASGDEGMKNIVATIQRDQNAIIRNDDAHTLIIQGVAGSGKTSIALHRIAYLLYRFKDTLSSDDILIISPNRVFADYIGNVLPELGEEQVAEIGMEDLAAELLDHQYRFQSFFEQTTQLLEKNDAALKARIAAKASPDFLRQIDRYADELEKRSFEAVEWRTGRKIVPDWFFAETWRKHRGVALTERIARVVKAAETQIGIHYNYDLRTDERQSLREAIRGMVRKKTLRQAYQRLYEWLGQPELFKPAGGKLEYGDVFPLIYLKMRLEGIRNPRPAVKHLLIDEMQDYTPVQYAVLARLFSCRKTVLGDATQSVNPYSSSSAEQIQRSLQSAIQVKLTKSYRSTWEIMQFALAISPNPELEAMKRHGEAPEVVSYKRPAQMVERIGKEIEAFRGSEHHSLAIIAKTQKQAARLHKSLADAGVETRLLAADSTGFSSGVIVCTAHLAKGLEFDRVIVADAGAGNYHTEMDRNLLYIACTRAMHRLTLFSVGEPSPLLPSAAAACATG